Proteins found in one Manduca sexta isolate Smith_Timp_Sample1 chromosome 8, JHU_Msex_v1.0, whole genome shotgun sequence genomic segment:
- the LOC115440892 gene encoding uncharacterized protein LOC115440892 yields MKLYILGLLLAVVVATECGHTFMGTNVMRRQAHHAKAKFAANTFSKRIEYVSYTIPNSHNQSIQGILAYDLTNSGASANVTSGGLGFNHVTLRLKSDRGKRLQYDIYIYV; encoded by the exons ATGAAGCTGTACATCCTGGGATTGCTGTTAGCCGTTGTGGTGGCGACGGAGTGTGGCCACACATTTATGGGCACGAACGTTATGCGACGGCAGGCGCACCACGCCAAAGCGAAGTTTGCCGCCAATACATTTTCCAAGCGGATCGAGTATGTCAGCTACACGATACCTAACAGCCACAATCAGAGTATCCAG GGTATCCTAGCCTACGATTTGACCAATAGTGGGGCCTCGGCCAACGTGACCAGCGGCGGCCTGGGCTTCAACCACGTCACCCTGCGCTTGAAAAGCGACCGTGGCAAAAGACTGCAGTACGACATCTACATTTACGTTTGA
- the LOC115440900 gene encoding uncharacterized protein LOC115440900, with the protein MKLYILGLLLAVVVVTECGHTFMGTNVMRRQAHYAKMRFGANTFSKRIEYFNYTVPHNLNQSIQGILAYDLTNSGASANVTSGGMGFNHVTLRMKSDRGKKLQYDIYIYV; encoded by the exons ATGAAGCTGTACATCCTGGGATTGCTGTTAGCCGTTGTGGTGGTGACGGAGTGTGGACACACATTTATGGGGACGAACGTCATGCGGCGGCAGGCGCACTACGCCAAAATGAGATTCGGCGCCAATACGTTTAGCAAGCGGATCGAGTATTTCAACTACACGGTTCCCCACAACCTCAATCAGAGTATCCAG GGCATCCTAGCCTACGATTTGACCAACAGTGGGGCCTCGGCCAACGTGACCAGCGGCGGCATGGGCTTCAACCACGTCACCCTGCGCATGAAAAGCGACCGTGGCAAGAAACTGCAGTACGACATCTACATTTACGTTTGA
- the LOC115440901 gene encoding uncharacterized protein LOC115440901 gives MKLYILGMLLAVVVVTECGHTFMGTNVMRRQAHHATVKFGANMFTKRIEYVNYTMPYSNNQSIQGILAYDLTNSGASANVTSGGLGYNHVTLRLKSDRSKKLQYDIYIYV, from the exons ATGAAGCTATACATCCTGGGAATGCTGTTAGCCGTTGTGGTGGTGACGGAGTGTGGACACACATTTATGGGGACGAACGTCATGCGGCGGCAGGCGCACCACGCCACAGTCAAGTTTGGCGCCAATATGTTTACCAAGCGGATCGAGTATGTCAACTACACGATGCCTTACAGCAACAACCAGAGCATTCAG GGTATCCTAGCCTATGACTTGACCAACAGTGGGGCCTCGGCCAACGTGACCAGCGGCGGCCTGGGCTACAACCACGTCACCCTGCGCTTGAAAAGCGACCGCAGCAAGAAACTGCAGTATGACatctatatttatgtttaa